The genomic window TCGCCGCCCAGGCCTTCAGGGTTCCGGCCAGGCCGAAGCGCGCTTCCTTCAGCGTCACCGGTACCGGCGCGCTGCCGGCGGTGTTCGGGTCCGGTGCCGGGACATAGGTCAGATCGTGCGCGACCACCGAGAAATTGAGCTTCTGCTGGCCTTCTTCGCTGAAATCGGCGGTGCCTTCCAGGCGTGCTTCGCCGCCCAGGCCCTGGACCACCAGCGGCGAGACCTTCAGCACCTGGTCCTGCAGCGAGACCACCGACGGTGCCAGTTCAAGTTGCTGCTCGCCCTGCTTCAGCGTGCCGCGCAGGTTGGCGTTGCCGCCCTTGCCCGATGCGGTGAAGTCCAGCGCCAGCGGCGCGATGGCCGAACTGGCCAGCGCGGGTGACAGCAGCGCCAGGTCCAGTTCCTCGCTGCGCACGGTGGCATTCCAGGTCGGGTCGGTACGGCCGTCGAACACCAGCATCGCGCGCAGTGGCTTGGGCGCACGGCCGGCCACGGCCACTTCCATGTGCGCCAGGTCGCCACGCGCGACCAGTCCCAGCGTGGCTGCGGTACGCCCACGTGGTGCCGGCAGCACCGCGGTGACGGTGAGGTCGGTGTCGTAGTCGTCGGCCGGGATGTAGCGACCCTGCGCGGTGAAATCGCCCATGTCGCTGTCCACGACCAGCTTCCGGGCCTGGAACTCGCCATTGGCGATCTCGATGCCACCGCGCACGCGGCGGATGTCGATCACCGGTTCATGGGCCTGGCTGATGCGGAAACCGTCGATGGCGATCACATCGGCCTGGATCGCCAGCGGCATTTCGATCTGCGGCAGCGAATCAGGCCACGACGGCAGCGTGAACGGCTCCTCGCTCTTGGCCAGGTTGAGCGTGGCGTTGGTCAGTTCCAGCCTGTCCAGCAGCAGCTTGCGGCCCAGCAGCGGTCGCAGGTCCGGTTCCAGGTGCGCACGCTCGGCATGGAAATGGATGTCGTCATAGCGGAAGTCGACGTTGTACAGCGTCAACGGCCCTGCCACCGGCCCGTCCACCTTGTCCCAGGTGAAGCTGGCACCCACTGGCAGCCGGGCCACCACCTGCGCCAGCAGCACATCGCGGCCGGCCACGGTCTGCAGCAGCCAGTACACCGCCAGCAGGGCCAACAGCACCAGGCCGATCACGCCGGCTCCGGACCATGCCCAGAAGCGGCGGCGGCGATAGAAGCGCACGCGGGGCGGCGGCGTGCTCGGCGACGGCGTCGGTGCGGGCGTGTTCACAGGTCCGCTCCAATGTTGAGGTACAGCTGGAACTGCGAATCCGGGTTGTTCAGGCCGTGCGCGATGTCGACGCGCACCGGGCCCACCGGCGATTTCCAGCGCACGCCGAAGCCGACGCCGGTATGCAGGTCGATGTCGGTATCGAAGGCACTGCCGGTGTCGACGAACACCGCCGCGCCCCATGGGCCGCCGTTGAAGTAGTGCTCATACTCGGCCGACCCCACGACCAGGTGCTTGGCACCCAGCGCGTACTTGTCCGGTGCCGGCGTCCGTGGCCCGACTTCACGATAGGCGTAGCCGCGGATGCTGCGGTCGCCACCGGCGAAGTAGCGCAGGCTGGGCGGCATCGCCACCAGATCGCTGGTCCAGGTGGTGCCTCCTTCGCCGCGCAGGATCAGGCGGTTGGTCTGGCCCACCGGGATGTACCAGCGCAACACCGCATTGGCCTGCACGAAGCTGGTATCCGACCCCACACCCTCGACGCCGGCGCGCAGCGTGCCGGTGCCGCTGATGCCCTTGCGCGGGAACAGTTCGTCATCGACGTTGACGTAGTCGGCAACGATCTGCGGGTAGACCAGGGTCGAGGTGTTGTAGACCGCGTCGGTGAACTCGGTGCCCGAAGCATAGCGCCAGCGCTCGCGCAGCGCGTTGATCGAGGCGATCGCGGTCCAGTGCTCGTTGATCTCGCCGCTGCGGCTGGCGATCAGCTTGAAGTTGCGCAGGTCGATGTAATCGGTCTGCTCGTCGTATGCGCTGGCGGCGAAGGTATACCAGCCATCCAGCCAGGCGAACGCAGGAATCCGGTAGCTGGTGATCAGGCTCTTGCGCTTCTGCGCGTAGTCCAGCTGGGTGTTCATCTTGTGGCCGCGGCTGTTCAGGTAGCGCCGCTCCAGGCCGCCGCGCACACCGGCACCGCTCTCGCTGCCGTAGCTCAGGCCGTAGGAATAGATGCTGCGCTTTGCCCGTGTCAGCTTGACATCGACCGGCACCTCGCCGTTCTCGTCGGCCTGGTCCGGGCGCGGCTGGATGTCGATCACGCTGAAGTAATCGAGCTTGGTCAGCGACTCGCGCAGCCGGTCCAGCTTGCCTTCGTGGAAGTAGCTGCCCTGCTCCCAGTACACCAGCGGATCGAACAGCTTGTCGACGAAATAGTCCTGCTCGAAGGTCACCGGGCCCATGTTGTAGCGGCGGCCACTGTCCCAGGTCAGGTCGATGTCAGCGGCATTCTCGGCGCGGGTGATCTGCACCTGGCGCTGGGTATAGTCGGCATCGAAGTAGCCACGCTCGGCCAGGCGGCGGGTCACGGTGATCTTGCTGGCTTCGTACTGGGTGTGTTCGAAGCGCTGGCCCTTGCGCGGCTTGAAGGCGGCCAGGTCGTCCTGCAGGTACTGGTCGTACATGGCCGGCCCGGTGATGTCGATGTGCTCGCGGCGCACCCGCACCGGCTCACCCTTTTCGACATGGATCAGCACGGTGACACGCTCGTCCTGGCGTGGCGCCTCGACCTTGATCACCGGGTTGTAGTACCCGAACGGCTCCAACGCCTGGCGGGTCTGGCGCTCGGCCTGGGACAGCAGGTATTCCAGGCGTGACTCGCCCTGCTGCTTGCCGATCGTGTCGTACAGCGACAGCGATTCCTGGATGTTCTCGATGATTGCGGCGTCGTCGCCCTTGTCCAATCCCTGGATGTCCACCTTGTCGATGGTGCCGCGCGCATGGGCCACGGACGTGGCGGCAAGCGAGAGGAACATCAGGGGCAGGGCGTATTTCGTTGGCTGCATGCGGCACAGCATACCGACCGGAGGTGACGATGCGAAATGCATCACGCCATTGGCGATCGGTTGTTAAGTGGCGGTCAAAATACGCCCGGTTGTGGCGATCATCGCAAGCGGGGAAGACGATGCCGGCATCGCGCGCGATGCCGGCAATGACCCCGATGGACATCCGCCCGGTAGCGCCGGGCCATGCCCGGCGAGCGCCCAGCGCGGCCCGCGGAAAAGCCGCCGGGCATGGCCCGGCGCTACCTGCGGTGAGCGATCAGCTCGACAGATGCTCGATCGCCGCCACCTTGCCCAGGCGCTCGCCCAGCAGGGTCAGCAAGGCCAGGCGGTTGCCGCGCAGCGCCGGGTCTTCGGCATTGACCATCACGCCATCGAAGAAGGCATCGACCTGCGGACGCAGGCGCGCCAGGCGGGCCAGCACCGCCACATAGTCCTTCTGGTGCAGGCTGGCGCCGGTGTCGTCGATGGCCGCGGTCACCGCTTCGGCCAGCGCGCGTTCGGCGTCTTCCTGCAGCAGCGAGGTGTCGATCTGCTGCGGAATGTCGCCTTCGGCCTTGCGGAGAATGTTGCGGATGCGCTTGTTGGCCGCGGCCAGGGCCTCGGCCTCCGGCAGCGCGGCAAACGTGCCGATCGCGTCAAGACGCCGGTCGAAGTCGTACAGCGAGGCCGGCTTCAGCTCGGCCACCGCGTTGAAGTGGGTGGCCGGCACGGCCTTGTCGGCGTAGTAGCCCTTCAGGCGGTCGAGGATGAAGTCGTACAGTTCGCCGACATCGGCCTGCACGTTGCGCGCGGCCAGGCCGGCGTTGGCGCTGGCCAGCAGCGCGCGCAGGTCCAGCTCGAAGCCGCTTTCGATGATCGTGCGGGCCAGGCCCAGTGCATTGCGGCGCAGGGCGAACGGGTCCTTGTTGCCGGTCGGCTTCAAGCCGGCGGCAAAGCCACCGGCCAGCGTGTCCACGCGTTCGGCGATCGCCAGCACCTTGCCCAGCGGCGACAGCGCGATATCGTCACCACCGAACCGCGGCTGGTAGGCCTCGTCGATCGCCAGCGCGACCTCGGGCGACTCACCACCGGCCACGGCGTAGTGGCGGCCGGCAATGCCCTGCAGTTCCGGGAATTCGTTGACCATGCGCGACTGCAGGTCGTTCTTGGCCAGCTGCGCGGCACGCTTGGCCAGTACCGGGTCGGCGCCCACCTGCGCGGCGATCACCTCGGCCAGTGCCACCACGCGCGCGACCTTGTCGGCCACACTGCCCAGCTTGGCCTGGTAGGTCACCGTCTTCAGGCCTTCGCCCATGGCCGCCAGGCCCTGCTTCAGGTCCTCGTCGAAGAAGAACTTGGCATCGGCGAAGCGCGGACGGATCACCCGCTCATAGCCCTTGGCCACTTCGGCCACGTCCTTCGATTCGATGTTGGCGATGCCGATGAACTTCTCGGTCAGCGTGCCGCCGTCATCCAGCACCGGGAAGAACTTCTGGTTGATCTCCATGGTCTCGATCAGCGCTTCCTGCGGCACCGCCAGGAACGCACGTTCGAAGCTGCACAGCACCGCCGACGGCCACTCGACCAGGTTCACCACCTGCTCCAGGTTGTCTTCGGTGATGCGCGCACTGCCACCGGCCCTGCCGGCAGCCGCTTCGACTTCGGCCACGATGCGGGCGCGGCGCTCAGCCGGATCGACCAGCACGTAGGCCGCGCGCAGCGACTCGATGTAGTCCTGCGGCTGGGTCAGCCACACCGTCTTGTCGTGCAGGAAGCGGTGGCCACGGCTCATGCGGTCGGCCTTCAGACCAAACAGCTCGGCCTCGACCACGTCACCGCCGTGCAGCAGCACCAGCCAATGCACCGGGCGGGCGAAGCCCCAGCTGTGGTCGCCCCAGCGCATCGGCTTGGGAATCGGCATGCCGGCGATGGCTTCACGCAGGATCTCCGGCAGCAGCGCGGCAGTACGCGCACCCGGCGTCACCGCGCGGTGCACGAAGCGCTCACCCTTGTTGTCGGTGGTCTTCTCCAGCGCGGTCCAGTCGATCCCGGCCTTGGCCGCGAAGCCCTGCAGGGCTTTGGTCGGCTGGCCTTCGGCGTCCAGTGCGATGTTCAGGTAAGGGCCCAGCACTTCGCTGTGCTGTTCGGGCTGTTCCAGGCCGACGCCCGGCAGCAGCACGGCCAGCCGGCGCGGGGTCGACAGCGGGCGGGCATCGCCCAGTTCCAGTGCGACGCCGCGCTTGCGCAGGCCGTCGACAACGCCATCGAAGAAGGCCTGGGCCAGGCCCGGCAGCGCCTTGACCGGCAGCTCCTCGGTACCCAGTTCGATCAGCAGGGGGGACAGTTGGCTCATCGTTTCAATCCTGTGGTGGGGGCGCAGCGCGCGACGCGTCCGGCGCCCCGGAGTAAGGGGAGAGCGGCCGTCAGGCCTTCTTCGCGCCCGGGAAGCCCAGCTTCTCGCGCTGCTCGTAGTAGGCCCGGGCCACCGCCTGGGCCAGCGCGCGCACGCGCAGGATGTAGCGCTGGCGCTCGGTCACGCTGATCGCGCGGCGCGCATCGAGCAGATTGAAGGTGTGGCTGGCCTTCATCACCTGCTCGTAGGCCGGCAGCGGCAGGTTCACTTCCACCAGCTTCTGCGCTTCGCGCTCGCAGGCGTCGAAACGGTGGAACATTTCTTCCACGTCGGCATGTTCGAAGTTGTAGGTGCTCTGCTCCACCTCGTTCTGGTGGTAGACATCGCCGTAGGTCACCGGCTGGCCGTCCGGACCGTAGGTCCACACCAGGTCGTAGACGTTGTCGCAGTTCTGCAGGTACATGCACAGGCGTTCGAGACCGTAGGTGATCTCGCCCAGCACCGGGCGGCACTCCAGGCCACCGGCCTGCTGGAAGTAGGTGAACTGGGTCACTTCCATGCCGTTGAGCCAGACTTCCCAGCCCAGGCCCCAGGCGCCCAGGGTCGGCGACTCCCAGTTGTCCTCGACGAAGCGCAGGTCGTGCACCAGCGGGTCGATGCCCAGCGCCTTCAGCGAATCCAGGTACAGCTGCTGGATGTTGTCCGGCGCCGGCTTCATCGCCACCTGGTACTGGTAGTAGCGCTGCAGGCGGTTCGGGTTCTCGCCGTAGCGGCCATCGGTCGGGCGGCGCGAGGGCTGCACGTAGGCCGCATTCCAGCCTTCCGGACCGATCGCGCGCAGGAAGGTGGCCGGATGGAAGGTACCGGCGCCCACCTCCAGATCGAGCGGCTGGATGAGCACGCAGCCCTGCTGGGCCCAGAACTGGTTCAGGGTCTGGATCAGGCCCTGGAAGGTGATCGGAACGGTCGGGGTCGCGGACATGCGGACGAGTCTTGGCCGGCAGAGGGGTGCGCTAGTATAACGGCCGACCTGCGGGGCATTCCGTACCCGGAAGGAGCAGGTAATGGATCATCGGCTGCCTGCGGGTACGCCCGGCCAGACAGGGGCGGTACCGCTGCCGCCCGGGCGCCTGCAGTTCGAACAGGTGGCGGCCGCATTGCTGGCCGACGGCGTGGTTGCCGCGCAGGAGCGCGAGCGCATACGGTTTTCCGCGCAGGGCGCCCGCAATGCCAGCGAGGTGCATCCGCTGGTGCTGCTGTCCAATCTCAAGCTGGCCGCCAGCGACGGGGGCGAGCTGAATCTGGAGCGCCTCACCGAATGGCTGGCCCAGCGCACCGGCAGCCGGTATCTGCGCATCGACCCGACCCGGGTCGACGTCGCCTCGGTCACCGCGGTGGCCTCGCACGCCTACGCCCGCCGCCACCGCTTCCTGCCGCTGGCGGTCGATGCCGAACGCGTGCTGGTGGCAACCAGCGAGCCGCTGGCGCAGGAATGGCTGCGCGACCTGCAGCACCTGACCCGGCGCCGCATCGATCTGGCCGTGGTCAATCCGCTCGACCTGCACCGCTACACCATGGAGTTCTTCGGCGTCACGCGCTCGGTGCGCGGTGCGCGCGGCGACGTGCGGGGCGAGACCAGCACCACCCTGCCCAGCTTCGAGCAGCTGGTCGAGCTGGGCCGTACCGGCGATGTCAACGCCGATGACCAGCACATCGTCCATATCGTCGACTGGCTGCTGCAGTACGCCTACGAGCAGCGCGCCTCGGACATCCACCTGGAGCCGCGCCGCGACATGGGGCGCATGCGCTTCCGCATCGACGGCGTGCTGCACAAGGTGTTCGAAGTGCCGCCGGCGGTGATGACCGCCGTGGTCAGCCGCATCAAGGTGCTCGGCCGCATGGATCTGGCCGAGCGCCGGCGCCCGCAGGACGGCCGCATCAAGACCCGCTCGCCCGGCGGCCGTGAGGTGGAAATGCGGTTGTCGACCATGCCCACCGCCTTCGGCGAGAAGTGCGTGATGCGCATCTTCGACCCGGATGCCGCCTTCAAGAGCATCGACCAGCTGGGTTTCAGCCCGCAGGAGGCGGCCGGCTGGAATGCGCTGGTCGAGCGCCCGCACGGCATCGTGCTGGTCACCGGCCCGACCGGCTCGGGCAAGACCACCACCCTGTATTCGACGCTGAAGCGGCTGGCCACGCCGGACGTGAACGTCTGCACCGTGGAGGACCCGATCGAAATGATCGCGCCCGAGTTCAACCAGATGCAGGTGCAGACCAACATCGACCTGGATTTCGCCAGCGGCGTGCGCACGCTGCTGCGGCAGGACCCGGACATCATCATGATCGGCGAGATCCGCGACCTGGAGACCGCGCAGATGGCGGTCCAGGCCTCGCTGACCGGCCACCTGGTGCTGTCCACCCTGCACACCAACGACGCGCCCTCGGCGATCACCCGCCTGCTCGACATCGGGGTGCCGCACTACCTGCTGGCCTCCACCGTCAACGGCATCCTCGCCCAGCGCCTGGTGCGCACGCTGTGCCCGCACTGCAAGCAGCCGCACACGCTGGGCCGGGCCGACTGGGCGGTGCTCGCTGATAGCGAAGCGGCATATCCAGATGCCGCCACGCCCTGCCGGCCGGTCGGCTGCCTGGAGTGCCGGCGCACCGGATTCCTCGGCCGCGTCGGCCTGTATGAGCTGCTGCCATTGGGTTCGCGGCTGCGCAGGCTGATCCGCGCGGACATGGATCTGGCCGCTTTCAACCGCGCCGCGCGTGCTGAAGGACTGCGAACCCTGCGCCAGGCCGGGCTTGAAAAGGTGGCGCAGGGGCTGACTACAATCGAGGAAGTCCTGTCAGTGCTGCCGCCCCCGGATGAATCCAGCGCCTTTCCTGATCCTTGAAACCGGCCGCCCCGTGCCGTCGCTGCGCCGGTACGGGCGCTTTCCGCACTGGATCCGGGTCGCCGCCGGCCTGGAGGAACACGAGACGGTGGTGGTCGACGTCGAGCACGGTGACCCGTTGCCCGCTGCCGGTGCCTTCGCCGGGGTGCTGGTGACCGGCTCGGCCGCCTTCGTCACCGACCACGCCGAATGGAGCGAGCGCAGTGCCGCCTGGCTGCGCCAGACCGCGCACGACGATGTGCCGGTGTTCGGCATCTGCTACGGCCACCAGCTGCTGGCGCATGCACTGGGCGGCGAAGTGGCCTACAACCCGGCCGGGCGCGAATCGGGGACCATCGAACTGGCGCTGGATCCCCAGGCCGAGCAGGATCCGCTGTTCCAGGGCCTGCCGACCCGCTTCGCCGCCCACGCCACCCACCTGCAGACCGTGCTGCGCGCGCCCGATGGCGCGGCGGTGCTGGCCCGTTCGCCGCTGGATGGCTGCCATGCCTTCCGCTGGGGTCGCCAGGCGTGGGGCGTGCAGTTCCATCCCGAGTTCGCCACCCACCACATGCGCGGCTACATCCGCGCCCGCGCCGACTGCATCGGCCGCCACGGTGGCTGCGCGCGCAGCATCGAGCGTGCGGTGAGCGCCGCGCCGCTGGCCCGCCAGCTGTTGCGCCGGTTTGTCCGCCAGGCGCGGCTGTCTTCAGCCCAGCCGGCGGCAAAACAGGGATAATCGGCGGCACGGGCAGCCGCCCGGCCCCTCCTGTCCCTCCCCGGATGTCCATGAAAGAGATTCGCAAGCTGCCAGCTTCGGCGGGCGCCCAGTGGTTGCTGGATACGTTCTCGCTGTATCGGCGTGCGCCGCTGCAGTTGGCCCGGATCGGCCTGGCCTGGTTGCTGGTGAACTGGGTGGTCACCCTGCTGGGCACGATGCTGCCCGGTGCCGCCGGCCTGGCCCTGCAGATGATGACGCTGGTGATTTCGCCGGTGATGTTCGGCGGCATGCTGTACGCCATGGGCGAGATCGACCAGGGCCGCCCGGGCCTGGCCTCGCACCTGCTGCAGCCGATCCGCGACCGCCGCGTCAGCCACCTGCTGGTGCCGCTGGCGATCCAGGTGCTGGCGGTGCTCCTGCTCGGCGCGCTGCTGTACCTGATGATCGGCCGCGAAGGCTTTGCGGCCTTCAGCGATACCATGACCAAGATGCAGGAGCTGGGCCGCAGCGGGCAGCAGATCAGCCCGGAAACCGCCGCCGAGCTGGTGGCCAACCTGCCGGCGCAACGCATCGCACTGTGGATGCTGCTGGTGTTCTGCACCGCCGTCGCGCTGACCCTGGCGATGTTCACCCAGCCGGCGCTGGTGGTGTTCGACCGCCAGAGCGGCATGCACGCGCTGCGCCTGAGCCTGCAGGGCTGCATCGAGAACATCGGCGCGACCGCCGTGTTCACCCTGCTCGGCCTGATCGCCGCCTTCTGCGTCTACGTGCTGTTCGTGATCGTGGTCCAGCTCGGCATGCTGCTTGGCGGCCCGCTGGCGGCGGCCTTCATCGCGCAGCTGGCGTTCACCACGGTGCTGATGCCGCTCTATGTCGGCGCGGTCTATGCCGCCTGGAAGCAGATGTTCGTGCACCGTGGCAGCCGCGGCGCGCCGCCGGTGCCGACCACCCCGACCTCGAGCGACATCTTCCACGCCTGACCCGGTCGCGCGGTGGCGCCGGGCCATGCCCGGCGGGCGCAGACTCCATCGGCTTCAGCAACGCCGGGCCTGGCCCGGCGCGGCCGCATCACGCGGCGGGTTTCTTCACCACCGACGATGGCACCAGCCAGCGCGCGGCGTGGATGCCCAGTTCGTACAGCAGGCACATCGGGATCGCCAGCATCAGCTGCGACACCACGTCCGGCGGGGTCAGCACCGCCGCCACCACGAAAATGCCGACGATCGCGTATCCGCGGCCTTCCTTGAACTGCTGGGGTGTCACCCAGCCCAGCAGCACCAGGATCACCATCGCCACCGGCAGCTCGAAGCTGCCGCCGAAGGCGAAGAAGATCGCCAGCACGAAATCCAGGTAGGCGTTCGCATCCGGGGTGATCGCAATCACGTCCGGGCTGAAGGTGGTGAGGAAGTGGAACACCGCCGGCAACACCAGGAAGTACGCGAACGCGCAACCGGTGTAGAACAGCAGGACCGACGACACCAGCAGCGGCACCGCCAGGCGCTTCTCGCGCGCATACAGCCCGGGCGCGACGAACGCCCACAGCTGGTACAGCAGCCAGGGCACCGCCACGAACAGGGCGACGAAGAAGGTCAGCTTCAGCGGAGCAAAGAAGGCGCCGGCCGGGTTGGTGGCGATCATCGTCTGCCCGTTCGGCAGCTGCGAGACCAGCGGTTCGGCCAGGGCGTTGTAGAGCCGCTGGGTGAACGGCAACAGGCCCAGCAGCACCACGCCCAGCCCCAGCAGCGCACGCACCAGGCGCCCGCGCAGTTCCACCAGATGTTCCACCAGCGAGCTTTCGCCGAAGTCCTGATCGCTCATGGCCGGCGCTCCTGGAGGGCAGGCACGTCGGCCGACGTCTGCGCGGGGGGTGCGGTCGTGGCGCTGCCGGTCTCCGGCGCCGCCACGCTGCCGCCTTCCGGCGCGGCCGGTGCAGGAACGGGGCTGTCGGCCAGGTGGGGCGGCAGGTCCGCCGGTGCCGGCGCACGTACCTCGCGGGTCAGCGTGTCGCTGTGCTGCTGCATCTGCTCGGCCTCGCGGCGCACGGCTTCGCCGCTGGCGCGCAGCTGGTTCTCGGTCTCCTGCATGCCCTGGCGCACGTCCTGCATCTGCCGCTTGATCTCGTCAGCCTG from Stenotrophomonas sp. 704A1 includes these protein-coding regions:
- a CDS encoding autotransporter assembly complex protein TamA, whose product is MLCRMQPTKYALPLMFLSLAATSVAHARGTIDKVDIQGLDKGDDAAIIENIQESLSLYDTIGKQQGESRLEYLLSQAERQTRQALEPFGYYNPVIKVEAPRQDERVTVLIHVEKGEPVRVRREHIDITGPAMYDQYLQDDLAAFKPRKGQRFEHTQYEASKITVTRRLAERGYFDADYTQRQVQITRAENAADIDLTWDSGRRYNMGPVTFEQDYFVDKLFDPLVYWEQGSYFHEGKLDRLRESLTKLDYFSVIDIQPRPDQADENGEVPVDVKLTRAKRSIYSYGLSYGSESGAGVRGGLERRYLNSRGHKMNTQLDYAQKRKSLITSYRIPAFAWLDGWYTFAASAYDEQTDYIDLRNFKLIASRSGEINEHWTAIASINALRERWRYASGTEFTDAVYNTSTLVYPQIVADYVNVDDELFPRKGISGTGTLRAGVEGVGSDTSFVQANAVLRWYIPVGQTNRLILRGEGGTTWTSDLVAMPPSLRYFAGGDRSIRGYAYREVGPRTPAPDKYALGAKHLVVGSAEYEHYFNGGPWGAAVFVDTGSAFDTDIDLHTGVGFGVRWKSPVGPVRVDIAHGLNNPDSQFQLYLNIGADL
- a CDS encoding glutamine amidotransferase; this encodes MNPAPFLILETGRPVPSLRRYGRFPHWIRVAAGLEEHETVVVDVEHGDPLPAAGAFAGVLVTGSAAFVTDHAEWSERSAAWLRQTAHDDVPVFGICYGHQLLAHALGGEVAYNPAGRESGTIELALDPQAEQDPLFQGLPTRFAAHATHLQTVLRAPDGAAVLARSPLDGCHAFRWGRQAWGVQFHPEFATHHMRGYIRARADCIGRHGGCARSIERAVSAAPLARQLLRRFVRQARLSSAQPAAKQG
- the glyQ gene encoding glycine--tRNA ligase subunit alpha, coding for MSATPTVPITFQGLIQTLNQFWAQQGCVLIQPLDLEVGAGTFHPATFLRAIGPEGWNAAYVQPSRRPTDGRYGENPNRLQRYYQYQVAMKPAPDNIQQLYLDSLKALGIDPLVHDLRFVEDNWESPTLGAWGLGWEVWLNGMEVTQFTYFQQAGGLECRPVLGEITYGLERLCMYLQNCDNVYDLVWTYGPDGQPVTYGDVYHQNEVEQSTYNFEHADVEEMFHRFDACEREAQKLVEVNLPLPAYEQVMKASHTFNLLDARRAISVTERQRYILRVRALAQAVARAYYEQREKLGFPGAKKA
- the tatC gene encoding twin-arginine translocase subunit TatC: MSDQDFGESSLVEHLVELRGRLVRALLGLGVVLLGLLPFTQRLYNALAEPLVSQLPNGQTMIATNPAGAFFAPLKLTFFVALFVAVPWLLYQLWAFVAPGLYAREKRLAVPLLVSSVLLFYTGCAFAYFLVLPAVFHFLTTFSPDVIAITPDANAYLDFVLAIFFAFGGSFELPVAMVILVLLGWVTPQQFKEGRGYAIVGIFVVAAVLTPPDVVSQLMLAIPMCLLYELGIHAARWLVPSSVVKKPAA
- the tatB gene encoding Sec-independent protein translocase protein TatB; amino-acid sequence: MFDIGFSELLVIAVVALVVLGPERLPKAARFAGLWVRRARNQWDSVKQELERELQADEIKRQMQDVRQGMQETENQLRASGEAVRREAEQMQQHSDTLTREVRAPAPADLPPHLADSPVPAPAAPEGGSVAAPETGSATTAPPAQTSADVPALQERRP
- the glyS gene encoding glycine--tRNA ligase subunit beta, whose translation is MSQLSPLLIELGTEELPVKALPGLAQAFFDGVVDGLRKRGVALELGDARPLSTPRRLAVLLPGVGLEQPEQHSEVLGPYLNIALDAEGQPTKALQGFAAKAGIDWTALEKTTDNKGERFVHRAVTPGARTAALLPEILREAIAGMPIPKPMRWGDHSWGFARPVHWLVLLHGGDVVEAELFGLKADRMSRGHRFLHDKTVWLTQPQDYIESLRAAYVLVDPAERRARIVAEVEAAAGRAGGSARITEDNLEQVVNLVEWPSAVLCSFERAFLAVPQEALIETMEINQKFFPVLDDGGTLTEKFIGIANIESKDVAEVAKGYERVIRPRFADAKFFFDEDLKQGLAAMGEGLKTVTYQAKLGSVADKVARVVALAEVIAAQVGADPVLAKRAAQLAKNDLQSRMVNEFPELQGIAGRHYAVAGGESPEVALAIDEAYQPRFGGDDIALSPLGKVLAIAERVDTLAGGFAAGLKPTGNKDPFALRRNALGLARTIIESGFELDLRALLASANAGLAARNVQADVGELYDFILDRLKGYYADKAVPATHFNAVAELKPASLYDFDRRLDAIGTFAALPEAEALAAANKRIRNILRKAEGDIPQQIDTSLLQEDAERALAEAVTAAIDDTGASLHQKDYVAVLARLARLRPQVDAFFDGVMVNAEDPALRGNRLALLTLLGERLGKVAAIEHLSS
- a CDS encoding BPSS1780 family membrane protein, with protein sequence MKEIRKLPASAGAQWLLDTFSLYRRAPLQLARIGLAWLLVNWVVTLLGTMLPGAAGLALQMMTLVISPVMFGGMLYAMGEIDQGRPGLASHLLQPIRDRRVSHLLVPLAIQVLAVLLLGALLYLMIGREGFAAFSDTMTKMQELGRSGQQISPETAAELVANLPAQRIALWMLLVFCTAVALTLAMFTQPALVVFDRQSGMHALRLSLQGCIENIGATAVFTLLGLIAAFCVYVLFVIVVQLGMLLGGPLAAAFIAQLAFTTVLMPLYVGAVYAAWKQMFVHRGSRGAPPVPTTPTSSDIFHA
- a CDS encoding GspE/PulE family protein, translated to MDHRLPAGTPGQTGAVPLPPGRLQFEQVAAALLADGVVAAQERERIRFSAQGARNASEVHPLVLLSNLKLAASDGGELNLERLTEWLAQRTGSRYLRIDPTRVDVASVTAVASHAYARRHRFLPLAVDAERVLVATSEPLAQEWLRDLQHLTRRRIDLAVVNPLDLHRYTMEFFGVTRSVRGARGDVRGETSTTLPSFEQLVELGRTGDVNADDQHIVHIVDWLLQYAYEQRASDIHLEPRRDMGRMRFRIDGVLHKVFEVPPAVMTAVVSRIKVLGRMDLAERRRPQDGRIKTRSPGGREVEMRLSTMPTAFGEKCVMRIFDPDAAFKSIDQLGFSPQEAAGWNALVERPHGIVLVTGPTGSGKTTTLYSTLKRLATPDVNVCTVEDPIEMIAPEFNQMQVQTNIDLDFASGVRTLLRQDPDIIMIGEIRDLETAQMAVQASLTGHLVLSTLHTNDAPSAITRLLDIGVPHYLLASTVNGILAQRLVRTLCPHCKQPHTLGRADWAVLADSEAAYPDAATPCRPVGCLECRRTGFLGRVGLYELLPLGSRLRRLIRADMDLAAFNRAARAEGLRTLRQAGLEKVAQGLTTIEEVLSVLPPPDESSAFPDP